A genomic window from Pseudomonas argentinensis includes:
- a CDS encoding CHAD domain-containing protein produces the protein MSGFVGTLRSEVLRLEVALYACRERLQAQTDDEALHDLRVCLRRLRSLLKPLKGAAGSDPLQKRAAELGRLTGPIRDLEVLIGTLRASGEHVAAERRLAQRRKGDALVLNSRALPALFRALDEWPRELAAQQASGELEDLHKKVRRYLRKQLAKLVESLDDAAHDRHRVRLLIKRVRYTAEAYPQLSPLSAGQLKLLKKGQALLGDWHDHVQWLATAEREPDLRGFIPAWRASMEAAERSAQTIQARLLAALQPQQ, from the coding sequence ATGAGTGGTTTTGTCGGTACGTTGCGCAGCGAAGTGCTGCGCCTAGAGGTTGCGTTGTACGCCTGTCGCGAGCGTCTGCAGGCGCAGACCGATGACGAGGCGCTGCATGATCTGCGGGTCTGTTTGCGCCGCTTGCGCAGCCTGCTCAAGCCGCTCAAGGGCGCTGCCGGGAGTGATCCCTTGCAGAAGCGAGCCGCCGAGCTCGGGCGTCTGACGGGCCCGATACGGGATCTGGAGGTGCTGATCGGCACCTTGCGCGCCAGCGGTGAGCACGTCGCTGCTGAGCGACGTCTGGCGCAGCGCCGCAAGGGCGACGCGCTGGTACTGAACAGCCGCGCATTGCCTGCGCTGTTCCGCGCCCTGGACGAGTGGCCCCGGGAGCTGGCTGCCCAACAGGCGAGTGGCGAGCTGGAAGACTTGCACAAGAAGGTGCGGCGCTACCTGCGCAAGCAGCTTGCCAAGCTCGTCGAGTCCCTGGACGATGCAGCCCATGATCGCCACCGCGTGCGCCTGCTGATCAAGCGCGTGCGCTACACTGCCGAGGCCTACCCACAGCTTTCGCCGCTGTCGGCTGGGCAATTGAAACTGCTCAAGAAAGGCCAGGCGCTGCTCGGGGATTGGCACGACCATGTGCAGTGGCTGGCGACCGCCGAGCGCGAGCCCGATCTGCGTGGCTTCATCCCCGCCTGGCGCGCCTCGATGGAGGCCGCCGAGCGCTCGGCGCAAACCATCCAGGCGCGTCTGCTGGCAGCACTCCAGCCCCAACAATGA
- a CDS encoding acyl-CoA thioesterase, whose product MDFFELLEQVQRTPEALSIPPDWGQGRASFGGVVAALVYAVMRGKVPADRPPRSLAISFVAPVTPGIATSFEAEVLRAGSAVSQVLGRAVQNGQVVALIQGSFGTPRSSSISVPALPAPAIKAPEQSQELPYIPQVTPEFTRHLVLRWGLGGLPFSGNPSREMGGWVRFRDQQRIETLDEALLLGLVDAWPPAVLSLLDKPAPGSSLTWTIEFIQPLHPITSDQWCLYRAEIEHARDGYGHVAAGLWSADGELLAISRQTVTVFD is encoded by the coding sequence ATGGATTTCTTCGAGCTACTGGAACAGGTGCAGCGTACACCCGAGGCGCTGTCGATTCCGCCTGACTGGGGCCAGGGCCGCGCCAGCTTCGGCGGCGTGGTGGCGGCGCTGGTCTATGCCGTGATGCGCGGCAAGGTACCCGCCGATCGCCCACCGCGGTCGTTGGCGATCAGCTTCGTCGCGCCGGTGACGCCCGGCATCGCCACCAGCTTCGAGGCCGAGGTGTTGCGCGCGGGCTCGGCGGTCAGCCAGGTGCTGGGGCGTGCCGTGCAGAACGGCCAGGTGGTGGCGTTGATACAGGGCAGTTTCGGTACGCCGCGCAGCTCTTCGATCAGCGTGCCGGCGCTGCCGGCACCCGCGATAAAGGCGCCCGAGCAAAGTCAGGAGTTGCCCTACATCCCCCAGGTCACCCCGGAGTTCACTCGTCATCTGGTGCTGCGCTGGGGCTTGGGCGGCCTGCCGTTCAGTGGAAACCCGTCGCGGGAAATGGGCGGTTGGGTACGTTTTCGCGATCAGCAGCGCATCGAAACCCTCGACGAAGCCCTCCTGCTCGGGCTGGTCGATGCCTGGCCACCGGCGGTGTTGTCGCTGCTCGACAAGCCGGCGCCTGGCAGTTCACTGACCTGGACCATCGAGTTCATTCAGCCGCTGCACCCTATCACCTCGGACCAGTGGTGCCTGTACCGCGCCGAGATCGAGCATGCCCGCGATGGCTACGGGCATGTGGCGGCCGGGCTGTGGAGCGCGGACGGAGAATTGCTGGCCATCAGCCGTCAGACGGTCACGGTATTCGACTGA
- a CDS encoding methyl-accepting chemotaxis protein, whose translation MPVWIRDISLKHKFWAVNAVAFVTTLLLVLFAMLQEQDTYAQAARANVQQRAQLLATWPVDQPLPATAALVAFKAGEAPGLPGKVDATPLKGGRGWVALEHDALFGSDPLLGAQLVERAGDQRIAVLATGRSLAQVFAERAGRYAVAVAVLMLALLAASQLLIRFLLSHLNTLKDVMLHVEKSGDLAARVPLQSRDEVGQMAGAFNAMQAGYQRVVGAVIQAASQLDEGTGRLAQSMKEVRQGMLGQQSETDQAATAINEMSTTVHHIAEHAATTRDQSQAADQLAGAGQTVVTRVVESITGLSSGVQQTATMIEQVAADSQKISSVVNVIHGIAEQTNLLALNAAIEAARAGEMGRGFAVVADEVRNLAKRVQDSTDEITSMIGTLQAGTRDAVEFMQESSLKADDCVRAAHEAGDALVAITGAVAQMRESNTQIAVAAEQQSLVAEEMTRSVIGIRDVTEQTVQQTLESATTSSQLADLAGELSRAIRQLKP comes from the coding sequence ATGCCCGTGTGGATTCGCGATATCTCCCTGAAACACAAGTTCTGGGCGGTGAATGCCGTCGCCTTCGTCACCACCCTGCTACTGGTTCTGTTCGCCATGCTTCAGGAGCAGGACACCTATGCCCAGGCCGCCCGCGCCAATGTCCAGCAGCGGGCGCAACTGCTCGCCACCTGGCCGGTCGACCAGCCGCTGCCTGCCACAGCTGCTCTCGTCGCTTTCAAGGCCGGTGAGGCACCGGGGCTGCCCGGCAAGGTGGATGCCACGCCGTTGAAGGGCGGTCGCGGTTGGGTTGCCTTGGAACATGACGCCCTGTTCGGCAGCGACCCGCTGCTCGGCGCGCAACTCGTCGAGCGCGCTGGCGACCAGCGTATCGCCGTCCTCGCCACTGGCCGCAGCCTGGCCCAGGTGTTCGCCGAGCGTGCCGGCCGCTACGCCGTGGCGGTTGCCGTGCTGATGCTTGCCCTGCTCGCCGCCTCGCAACTGCTGATCCGCTTTCTGCTCAGCCACCTCAATACCCTCAAGGATGTCATGCTGCACGTCGAGAAGAGCGGTGACCTGGCCGCCCGCGTGCCCTTGCAGAGCCGCGATGAGGTCGGGCAGATGGCCGGTGCCTTCAATGCCATGCAGGCTGGTTACCAGCGGGTCGTTGGCGCCGTCATCCAGGCGGCCTCGCAGCTCGACGAGGGCACCGGGCGCCTGGCGCAAAGCATGAAGGAGGTGCGCCAGGGCATGCTCGGCCAGCAGAGCGAAACCGATCAGGCCGCCACCGCCATCAACGAGATGTCGACCACCGTTCACCACATCGCCGAACACGCCGCCACCACCCGCGACCAGTCGCAGGCCGCCGACCAGCTCGCCGGCGCCGGGCAGACCGTGGTCACCCGTGTGGTCGAATCCATCACCGGCCTGTCCAGCGGGGTGCAGCAGACGGCCACCATGATCGAGCAGGTGGCCGCCGACAGCCAGAAGATCAGCAGCGTGGTGAACGTCATTCACGGCATCGCCGAACAGACCAACCTGCTGGCCCTCAACGCCGCCATCGAGGCGGCGCGGGCCGGCGAAATGGGCCGCGGTTTCGCCGTGGTGGCCGATGAGGTGCGCAACCTGGCCAAGCGCGTGCAGGACTCCACCGACGAGATCACCAGCATGATCGGTACGCTGCAGGCCGGTACCCGCGATGCCGTGGAATTCATGCAGGAAAGCTCGCTGAAAGCCGACGATTGCGTGCGCGCTGCCCATGAGGCCGGCGACGCCCTGGTGGCGATCACCGGCGCGGTGGCGCAAATGCGCGAAAGCAACACGCAGATCGCCGTCGCGGCAGAACAACAGAGCCTGGTGGCCGAAGAAATGACCCGCTCGGTGATCGGCATTCGTGACGTCACTGAACAGACCGTCCAGCAGACCCTGGAGTCCGCCACCACCAGCAGCCAGTTGGCCGACCTGGCGGGCGAGCTGTCCCGGGCCATCCGCCAGCTAAAACCCTGA
- a CDS encoding TatD family hydrolase yields MQLIDIGVNLTHASFDDQHTAVLERAFAAGVCQLVLTGTSLGESDHALSLCHKLDERAERLFSTAGVHPHDARHWSSDDSKRLRVLLGEPQVRAVGECGLDFNRDFSPRPQQEKALEEQLSLAAELQMPVFLHERDAHPRFVQILRDYRDRLPAAVVHCFTGEQRALFDYLDLDLHIGITGWICDERRGAHLHPLVKEIPVGRLMLESDAPYLLPRSLRPKPKGGRNEPAFLPEVLREVALHRQESPDHVASHTTACARAFFALPTLAEPVDDREDDREPSSQVDRRR; encoded by the coding sequence ATGCAACTCATCGACATCGGCGTCAATCTGACTCACGCAAGCTTCGACGACCAGCACACGGCCGTGCTCGAACGCGCCTTCGCAGCGGGTGTCTGCCAGCTGGTGTTGACCGGCACCAGCCTGGGTGAAAGTGACCATGCGCTGAGCCTGTGCCACAAACTCGACGAGCGCGCCGAGCGGCTATTCAGCACCGCCGGCGTGCACCCCCATGACGCCAGGCATTGGAGCAGTGACGACAGCAAGCGCCTGCGTGTCCTGCTCGGTGAACCGCAGGTCAGGGCGGTGGGCGAATGCGGGCTGGACTTCAACCGTGATTTTTCGCCACGCCCGCAGCAGGAAAAAGCCCTGGAGGAACAACTGAGCCTGGCCGCCGAGTTGCAAATGCCGGTGTTCCTCCATGAACGCGACGCCCACCCACGCTTCGTGCAGATTCTGCGCGATTACCGCGATCGCCTGCCGGCCGCCGTGGTGCATTGCTTCACTGGCGAGCAGCGGGCGCTGTTCGATTACCTGGATCTGGACCTGCACATCGGCATCACTGGCTGGATTTGCGATGAGCGCCGCGGGGCGCACCTGCATCCGCTGGTAAAGGAGATCCCGGTCGGCCGTCTGATGCTGGAAAGCGACGCGCCCTACCTGCTGCCGCGCAGCCTGCGCCCGAAACCCAAGGGCGGTCGCAACGAGCCGGCGTTTCTGCCCGAGGTGCTGCGCGAAGTGGCCCTGCACCGCCAGGAATCACCCGATCATGTGGCCAGCCACACGACGGCCTGCGCCCGAGCCTTCTTCGCCCTACCGACCCTCGCCGAACCGGTCGATGATCGGGAAGATGACCGGGAGCCCTCAAGTCAGGTGGATCGTCGCCGTTGA
- a CDS encoding transglycosylase SLT domain-containing protein has translation MLRVLFIICLLLWLPMPALARIAGPLEVTGTAAPRDLPGIRKSGELRVLVNQSRNSSGEVKGQSFGVEYQRLRALEQYLNRNARDGRNLRLKLIPKAKDQLLAALQRGEGDLVAPGELLSSKGGNVLASEAIRRDVPVVIVARQGNRRYQRLEQLAGRSLSLPAGSVAKEALHDINRRLEARKLPPIVVEWVDPTLAVEDVLEMVQAGIFDFTAVELHIAERWAKVMPKLRVDRHLVLDNQGAMRWYMRRDAPMLSASVDRFLDGYRVPDDQDAAFQRVYRRLYKVHSPMGRTERQRLERVRPVLQRYAEQHDFDWLALAALAFKESTLNPAARGSSGATGLMQITPAAARSVGISDISRVESNVQASAKYLAKIRRGFFNSPRLNERERMAFVLAGYNLGPQRVQSLRAEARRRGLNPDQWFFQVERVAMEELGMGVVSYVNAVNKYYLAYARERYSLEPGQKVSMGK, from the coding sequence ATATTGCGTGTCCTGTTCATCATCTGCCTGCTGCTCTGGCTGCCCATGCCGGCACTGGCACGTATCGCCGGTCCTCTGGAGGTCACCGGCACGGCTGCGCCACGGGATCTGCCGGGGATTCGCAAGAGCGGCGAGCTGCGCGTGCTGGTCAACCAGAGTCGCAACAGCTCGGGTGAGGTGAAGGGACAGAGCTTCGGCGTGGAATACCAACGCCTGCGTGCCCTTGAGCAGTACCTCAACCGCAACGCCCGCGATGGCCGCAACCTGCGCCTGAAACTGATTCCCAAGGCCAAGGACCAGCTGCTCGCCGCCCTGCAGCGTGGCGAAGGTGATCTGGTTGCTCCAGGCGAGCTGCTGAGCAGCAAGGGCGGCAACGTGCTGGCCAGCGAAGCGATACGCCGTGACGTACCGGTGGTGATCGTCGCCCGGCAGGGCAATCGGCGTTACCAGCGGCTCGAGCAGCTGGCCGGGCGCAGCCTGTCGCTGCCGGCCGGCAGCGTGGCCAAGGAGGCGCTGCACGACATCAACCGCCGGCTCGAGGCGCGCAAGCTGCCGCCCATCGTCGTCGAGTGGGTGGATCCGACCCTGGCCGTCGAGGATGTGCTGGAAATGGTCCAGGCCGGCATCTTCGATTTTACCGCCGTGGAGCTGCACATCGCCGAGCGCTGGGCCAAGGTGATGCCCAAGCTGCGTGTTGACCGCCACCTGGTGCTCGATAACCAGGGCGCCATGCGTTGGTACATGCGCCGCGACGCGCCCATGCTCAGTGCCAGCGTCGACCGCTTTCTGGACGGCTACCGGGTGCCCGATGATCAGGACGCCGCTTTCCAGCGCGTGTACCGACGGCTCTACAAGGTGCATTCGCCCATGGGGCGTACCGAGCGCCAGCGCCTGGAGCGGGTGCGGCCAGTGCTGCAGCGCTACGCCGAACAGCATGATTTCGATTGGCTGGCCCTGGCCGCCCTGGCGTTCAAGGAGTCGACGCTCAACCCGGCGGCCCGCGGCAGCAGCGGCGCCACCGGGTTGATGCAGATCACCCCGGCGGCGGCGCGCAGCGTTGGCATCAGCGATATCTCCCGAGTCGAGAGCAACGTGCAGGCCAGTGCCAAGTACCTTGCCAAGATTCGCCGTGGCTTCTTCAACAGCCCGCGGCTCAACGAGCGCGAGCGTATGGCGTTCGTGCTCGCCGGTTACAACCTCGGCCCGCAGAGGGTGCAGAGCCTGCGGGCGGAAGCGCGGCGCCGCGGCCTCAACCCCGATCAGTGGTTTTTCCAGGTCGAGCGGGTGGCGATGGAAGAGTTGGGCATGGGCGTGGTGAGCTACGTTAACGCGGTGAACAAGTACTACCTGGCCTACGCCCGCGAGCGCTATTCCCTGGAACCGGGGCAAAAGGTGAGCATGGGGAAATAA
- a CDS encoding DoxX family protein gives MNSFIKSLTTTRAGFGLTLLRVLVGITFMAHGAQKLFGWFGGYGLAGVAQWMESIGLAPGYLMALLAGSAEFFGGLALVIGLLVRPASAVLAVTMLVAIFSVHIGNGFFMADNGYEFALALLAATLALLIEGAGRLSLDKRIAG, from the coding sequence ATGAACTCATTCATCAAATCACTGACAACCACCCGTGCCGGCTTTGGCCTGACCCTCCTGCGCGTGCTGGTCGGCATCACCTTCATGGCCCATGGCGCGCAGAAACTCTTCGGCTGGTTCGGCGGCTACGGCCTGGCCGGTGTCGCCCAGTGGATGGAGAGCATCGGCCTGGCGCCGGGCTACCTGATGGCCTTGCTGGCTGGCAGTGCCGAATTCTTCGGCGGCCTGGCCCTGGTCATCGGCCTGCTGGTTCGGCCTGCGTCGGCGGTACTGGCGGTCACCATGCTGGTGGCGATCTTCTCGGTGCATATCGGCAATGGCTTCTTCATGGCCGACAACGGCTACGAATTCGCCCTGGCCCTGCTGGCCGCCACGCTGGCCCTGCTGATCGAAGGCGCCGGGCGGCTGTCGCTGGACAAGCGCATCGCCGGCTGA
- the greB gene encoding transcription elongation factor GreB, with protein MSRYRPPRAAGTPLITPQGEARLRAELHELWHVRRPEVTRSVSEAAAQGDRSENAEYTYGKKMLREIDSRVRFLTKRLEKLKVVDTRPSDPDKVYFGAWVTLEDEDGVEARYRIVGPDELDLKLNLISIDSPLARALVGKGLDAEVRVQTPTGDKYWYIVAIDYP; from the coding sequence ATGAGCCGATACCGCCCTCCCCGCGCCGCGGGCACGCCCCTGATCACCCCGCAAGGCGAGGCGCGCCTGCGCGCCGAGCTGCACGAGCTCTGGCACGTGCGCAGGCCCGAGGTGACCCGTTCGGTCAGCGAGGCGGCGGCCCAGGGCGATCGTTCGGAGAACGCCGAATACACCTACGGCAAGAAGATGCTGCGCGAGATCGACAGCCGCGTGCGCTTTCTGACCAAACGCCTGGAAAAGCTCAAGGTGGTGGATACCCGTCCCAGCGACCCCGACAAGGTGTACTTCGGTGCCTGGGTCACCCTCGAAGATGAAGACGGCGTTGAGGCGCGCTATCGCATCGTCGGCCCCGACGAACTCGACCTCAAGCTGAACCTGATCAGCATCGACTCACCCTTGGCCCGGGCGTTGGTCGGCAAGGGCCTGGACGCCGAGGTGCGGGTACAGACGCCGACCGGCGACAAGTACTGGTACATCGTCGCCATCGACTATCCGTAA
- a CDS encoding ABC transporter permease translates to MRALSFSGLLALAGRQLLRDARSGELRVLFFALLIAVASSTAIGYFGARLNEGMSLRATEFLGADLILRGSAPASAEQIEAGTRRGLQHAQVVEFSSVIASDAGIQLASVKAAGQGYPLRGQLKSAAAPYAEETVSPGPGPGEVWAESRLLAALNLKTGDQIEVGAKQLRLTRVLTYLPDEAGDFYSLTPHVLMHLDDLPATRVVQPGSRVRYIEQWNGPSDALASYRQAIEPGLAAHQRFDDARDGSRRVGGALDRAERYLNLASLAAVLLAGVAVALSASRFASRRFDASALLRCLGLSRRQALSLFGLQLAMLGLLASLAGALLGWLAQQTLFHLLQGLLPAQVPPGGVWPALAGIATGLVALAGFALPPLAALGRVPPLRVLRRDMLPVPASSWLVYGTALLALGLIMWRLSLDLTLTLALLGGGLITALLLGGLLLLGLQSLRRLLARAALPWRLGLGQLLRRPLAAAGQALAFGLILLAMALIALLRGELLDNWQEQLPVDAPNHFALNVLPAERDAFAERLAQLSPHPAPLYPVVPGRLTQVNGEPVRQYVTEDSRGERAVRRDLSLTWSADLPDGNTLTAGQWWTAGERQELPGVSVEDELAQSLHIELGDRLTFNVGGVDRDAVVTNLREVDWNNFQPNFFMIFEPGTLKDLPVTYLTSFYLPPQHEQQLVELSRAFPSVSLLQVEALLNQLRSILAQVTIAIEFVLLFVLAAGLAVLFAGLQSTLDERIHQGALLRALGAERKLLVQARRAEFGLLGAASGLLAALGCELVSFLIYRYAFQMDWQPHPWLLVLPLIGALLVGIAGVLGTRRALNASPLTVLREG, encoded by the coding sequence ATGCGCGCCCTGTCCTTTTCCGGCCTGTTGGCGCTGGCGGGCCGCCAGCTGCTGCGCGATGCGCGCTCCGGCGAGCTGCGCGTGCTGTTCTTCGCCCTGCTGATCGCCGTCGCCTCCAGCACCGCCATTGGCTATTTCGGGGCCCGGCTGAACGAGGGCATGAGCCTGCGCGCCACCGAATTTCTGGGCGCCGATCTGATTCTCAGGGGCAGCGCCCCCGCCAGCGCCGAGCAGATCGAGGCCGGCACCAGGCGCGGGCTGCAGCACGCCCAGGTGGTCGAGTTCTCCAGCGTGATCGCCAGCGACGCCGGCATCCAGCTGGCCAGCGTCAAGGCCGCCGGCCAGGGCTACCCGCTGCGTGGCCAGCTCAAGAGCGCCGCGGCGCCCTATGCCGAAGAAACCGTCAGCCCAGGGCCAGGGCCTGGCGAGGTGTGGGCGGAGTCGCGCCTGCTGGCGGCCCTGAACCTGAAAACTGGCGACCAGATCGAAGTCGGCGCCAAGCAGCTGCGCCTCACCCGGGTGCTGACCTACCTGCCGGATGAAGCCGGCGATTTCTACAGCCTGACGCCTCATGTACTGATGCACCTCGACGACCTGCCGGCCACCCGCGTGGTGCAACCGGGCAGCCGGGTGCGCTACATCGAACAGTGGAACGGCCCGAGCGATGCCCTGGCCAGCTATCGACAGGCCATCGAGCCGGGACTGGCGGCCCACCAGCGCTTCGACGACGCCCGCGATGGCAGCCGCCGCGTCGGCGGCGCCCTGGATCGTGCCGAGCGCTACCTGAACCTCGCCAGCCTGGCCGCCGTACTGCTGGCTGGCGTGGCGGTCGCCCTGTCGGCGTCGCGCTTCGCCAGCCGCCGCTTCGACGCCAGCGCACTATTGCGCTGCCTGGGCCTGTCGCGGCGCCAGGCGCTGAGCCTGTTCGGCCTGCAACTGGCGATGCTCGGCTTGCTCGCCAGCCTGGCCGGCGCGCTGCTCGGCTGGCTTGCCCAGCAGACGCTGTTTCACCTGCTGCAAGGCCTGCTGCCCGCGCAAGTTCCCCCCGGCGGCGTCTGGCCCGCCCTGGCCGGCATCGCCACCGGGCTGGTGGCCCTCGCCGGTTTCGCCTTGCCGCCACTGGCGGCGCTGGGCCGCGTCCCGCCGCTGCGCGTACTGCGCCGCGACATGCTGCCGGTGCCTGCAAGTTCCTGGCTGGTCTACGGCACTGCCCTGCTCGCCCTGGGCCTGATCATGTGGCGCTTGAGCCTCGACCTGACGCTGACCCTGGCCCTGCTCGGTGGCGGGCTGATCACCGCCCTGCTGCTGGGCGGCCTGCTGCTGCTCGGTCTGCAGAGCCTGCGCCGCCTGCTGGCTCGCGCCGCATTGCCGTGGCGCCTGGGCCTGGGTCAGCTACTGCGCCGCCCGCTCGCGGCAGCCGGGCAAGCCCTGGCCTTCGGTCTGATCCTCCTGGCGATGGCGCTGATCGCCCTGCTGCGCGGCGAATTGCTGGACAACTGGCAGGAGCAGCTGCCAGTCGACGCCCCCAATCATTTCGCCCTCAACGTTCTGCCTGCCGAACGCGACGCCTTCGCCGAACGCCTCGCCCAGCTTTCTCCCCATCCCGCCCCGCTCTACCCGGTGGTGCCGGGCCGCCTGACCCAGGTCAACGGCGAGCCGGTTCGTCAGTACGTCACCGAGGATTCCCGTGGCGAACGCGCGGTACGCCGCGACCTGAGCCTGACCTGGAGCGCCGACCTGCCCGATGGCAATACCCTCACCGCCGGGCAGTGGTGGACAGCGGGTGAACGGCAAGAGCTGCCCGGTGTGTCGGTAGAGGACGAACTGGCGCAGAGCCTGCACATCGAGCTCGGCGACCGCCTGACCTTCAATGTTGGCGGCGTCGACCGCGATGCGGTGGTGACCAACCTGCGCGAGGTGGACTGGAACAACTTCCAGCCCAACTTCTTCATGATCTTCGAGCCCGGCACCCTCAAGGATCTGCCGGTGACCTACCTGACCAGCTTCTACCTGCCGCCGCAGCACGAGCAGCAGCTGGTGGAACTGTCCCGCGCCTTCCCTTCGGTATCGCTGCTGCAGGTCGAGGCGCTGCTCAACCAACTGCGCAGCATCCTCGCCCAGGTCACCATCGCCATCGAGTTCGTGCTGCTGTTCGTGCTGGCCGCGGGCCTGGCCGTGCTGTTCGCCGGCCTGCAGTCGACCCTGGACGAGCGTATCCACCAGGGCGCCCTGCTGCGAGCCTTGGGTGCCGAACGCAAGCTGCTGGTACAGGCCAGGCGCGCCGAGTTCGGCCTGCTGGGCGCCGCCAGCGGCCTGCTGGCCGCGTTGGGCTGCGAACTGGTCAGTTTCCTGATCTACCGCTACGCCTTCCAGATGGACTGGCAGCCCCATCCATGGCTGCTGGTGCTGCCGCTGATCGGTGCGCTGCTGGTCGGCATTGCCGGTGTGCTCGGTACCCGCCGCGCGCTGAACGCCAGCCCGCTCACCGTTCTGCGCGAGGGTTGA
- a CDS encoding ABC transporter ATP-binding protein, with translation MSSSILSAQNLTKVVSSAEGELTILHDLSLELEKGGSLAIVGSSGSGKSTLLGLLAGLDLPSTGRILLAGNDLGSLDEDARARVRAEHVGFVFQSFQLLDSLNALENVMLPLELEGRSDARQRASELLERVGLGARLTHSPRQLSGGEQQRVAIARAFAAEPDVLFADEPTGNLDTHTGERISDLLFELNGERGATLVLVTHDERLAARCKRIIRLEAGHLVAAVDA, from the coding sequence ATGAGCTCAAGCATTCTGTCTGCGCAGAACCTTACCAAAGTGGTCTCCAGCGCGGAAGGCGAGTTGACCATCCTGCACGACCTGTCGCTGGAGCTGGAAAAAGGGGGCAGCCTGGCCATCGTCGGCAGTTCGGGGTCCGGCAAATCCACCCTGCTCGGCCTGTTGGCCGGCCTCGATCTGCCGAGCACCGGGCGCATCCTGCTGGCCGGCAACGATCTCGGCAGCCTGGATGAAGACGCCCGTGCCCGGGTGCGCGCCGAGCACGTGGGCTTCGTGTTTCAGTCGTTCCAGCTGCTCGACAGTCTCAATGCCCTGGAAAACGTCATGCTGCCCCTGGAGCTCGAAGGCCGCAGCGACGCCCGGCAGCGCGCCAGCGAGTTGCTCGAGCGCGTCGGCCTGGGGGCACGCCTGACCCACTCGCCGCGCCAGCTTTCCGGCGGTGAACAGCAACGCGTGGCCATCGCCCGGGCATTTGCCGCAGAGCCCGATGTGCTGTTCGCCGACGAGCCCACCGGCAACCTGGACACCCACACGGGCGAGCGCATCAGTGACCTGTTGTTCGAACTCAACGGGGAGCGCGGCGCGACCCTGGTGCTGGTCACCCATGACGAGCGCCTTGCCGCGCGCTGTAAGCGCATCATCCGCCTGGAGGCCGGCCACCTGGTGGCAGCGGTGGACGCCTGA
- a CDS encoding arylesterase encodes MRAIVKGAILGLLLIGQMAQAGTVLVVGDSISAAFGMDTRQGWVHLLDERMRNEGFEHQVVNASISGDTSAGGAARLPALLAEHQPQLVIVELGGNDGLRGLPPGQLQQNLASMIDASRGAGAKVLLLGMRIPPNYGERYTTAFARVFDDVAADKNVPLVPFLLEGVGGIASLMQDDGVHPAVAAQPRLLENVWPSLKPLL; translated from the coding sequence ATGCGTGCAATAGTGAAGGGGGCCATTCTGGGCCTGCTGCTGATAGGGCAGATGGCGCAGGCGGGGACCGTGCTGGTCGTTGGCGATAGTATCAGCGCCGCTTTTGGCATGGATACCCGGCAGGGCTGGGTTCATTTGCTCGATGAGCGCATGCGCAACGAGGGGTTCGAGCACCAGGTGGTGAACGCCTCGATCAGCGGCGACACCAGCGCTGGCGGGGCGGCGCGGCTGCCGGCGCTGCTGGCCGAGCACCAGCCGCAACTGGTGATCGTCGAGCTCGGTGGCAACGATGGCCTGCGTGGTTTGCCACCAGGCCAATTGCAACAGAATCTTGCATCGATGATCGATGCTTCCCGTGGCGCCGGTGCCAAGGTGCTGTTGTTGGGCATGCGCATCCCGCCCAATTACGGCGAGCGTTACACCACTGCGTTCGCCAGGGTGTTCGACGATGTGGCCGCCGACAAGAATGTGCCGCTGGTGCCCTTTCTGCTCGAGGGCGTGGGCGGTATCGCCAGCCTGATGCAGGATGACGGCGTGCATCCTGCCGTGGCCGCCCAGCCGCGGCTGCTCGAGAATGTCTGGCCGAGCTTGAAACCATTGCTGTAA